The proteins below are encoded in one region of Lactuca sativa cultivar Salinas chromosome 3, Lsat_Salinas_v11, whole genome shotgun sequence:
- the LOC111893770 gene encoding trehalase isoform X2, with protein sequence MDVSAEPANSCKLTDHGPVVPTTPLVTFLERIQETALKTFGPMKFDPKLYVDLSLKFDLPIVKQAFNDLAKTANGSVLPSDFNDFLNKYMNGAEKDLEYVKPIDFMAEPEGFLPKVAHQGVRNWALEVHSLWKNLSRKVSDKVLEHPELHTLLPLKHPVIIPGSRFQEVYYWDSYWVIRGLLTSKMYETAKGIIFNLIDLIETYGYVLNGARAYYTNRSQPPLLSSMVIEVYKQTHDMDLVKKALPALIKEHKFWNSGIHVVTIEDAQGTIHNLSRYYAMWNKPRPESFTIDTETAIKILKDCEKEKVYREIASAAESGWDFSTRWMKDTSDLTTLSTTMILPVDLNTFIYKMELDISFLAKVSGKTSDCLHFKEASNARKKAMDAIFWNEEKGQWFDYWLDPDSNRKEDVYTWDAKYQNQDIFASNFIPLWVRFQDKTLVKKVAQSLQSSGLLHAAGVATSLTNSSQQWDFPNGWAPLQHMIVEGLVMSGSEEAKLLAKDIAKKWIRTNYIVYKKVNAMHEKYDVTKCGEFGGGGEYVPQTGFGWSNGVVLAFLEEFGWPEDLDPQCQ encoded by the exons ATGGATGTAAGCGCAGAACCTGCAAACAGCTGCAAACTAACTGATCATGGTCCAGTGGTGCCCACAACACCACTTGTGACTTTTCTCGAGAGAATCCAAGAAACCGCTCTCAAAACCTTTGGCCCCATGAAATTCGACCCGAAACTTTACGTTGACCTATCATTGAAGTTCGATCTTCCAATCGTCAAACAAGCATTCAATGATTTGGCCAAGACAGCAAATGGGTCTGTGTTACCTTCCGATTTTAATGATTTTCTGAACAAATATATGAATGGGGCAGAAAAGGATTTGGAGTATGTTAAACCAATCGACTTCATGGCTGAACCTGAAGGATTTTTGCCCAAAGTGGCGCACCAGGGTGTGAGAAATTGGGCTCTCGAAGTCCATTCTCTCTGGAAGAATTTGAGTCGGAAAGTGTCCGATAAGGTTTTGGAACACCCTGAATTGCATACTCTTCTTCCTTTAAAACACCCAGTGATTATACCCGGATCCAGATTTCAAGAGGTTTACTACTGGGATTCATATTGGGTAATTAG GGGATTATTAACAAGTAAAATGTACGAAACGGCTAAAGGGATAATTTTCAATCTGATTGACCTTATAGAGACATATGGATACGTTCTTAATGGCGCCAGGGCATATTATACAAACAGAAG TCAGCCTCCATTGTTGAGTTCAATGGTGATTGAAGTATATAAGCAAACTCACGACATGGATTTGGTGAAAAAAGCTCTCCCTGCTCTCATCAAAGAACACAAATTCTGGAACTCAGGCATACATGTTGTCACCATTGAAGACGCTCAAGGAACAATTCATAATTTAAGTCGTTATTATGCTATGTGGAATAAACCAAGGCCAGAATCATTCACAATT GACACAGAAACTGCCATTAAAATTTTGAAGGATTGTGAGAAAGAGAAAGTGTATAGGGAGATTGCTTCGGCTGCAGAAAGTGGTTGGGATTTTAGTACCCGATGGATGAA GGATACTTCAGATCTCACAACATTGTCCACAACAATGATTTTACCCGTTGATTTGAATACGTTCATATACAAG ATGGAACTTGACATATCCTTCTTAGCAAAAGTTTCTGGAAAAACTAGTGATTGTTTACACTTCAAAGAAGCTTCAAACGCAAGAAAGAAAGCAATGGATGCTATTTTTTGGAACGAAGAGAAAGGGCAATGGTTCGATTACTGGCTCGACCCTGACTCGAACCGCAAG GAGGATGTTTACACATGGGATGCTAAATATCAAAACCAAGACATATTTGcctcaaactttatacctttgtGGGTGCGATTTCAAGACAAAACCCTCGTTAAAAAGGTTGCACAGAGTCTTCAAAGCTCGGGTCTCCTTCATGCTGCTGGGGTTGCAACATCGTTGACTAATTCCAGCCAACAATG GGATTTTCCGAATGGTTGGGCGCCGTTGCAACATATGATAGTTGAGGGACTAGTTATGTCAGGATCAGAAGAAGCGAAATTATTAGCAAAAGATATTGCTAAAAAGTGGATTAGGACTAATTACATTGTTTATAAGAAGGTCAACGCAATGCATGAGAAATATGATGTCACTAAATGTGGAGAATTTGGAGGGGGTGGCGAATATGTGCCACAA ACCGGTTTCGGGTGGTCTAATGGTGTGGTGTTGGCCTTTTTGGAGGAGTTTGGATGGCCTGAAGATTTAGATCCACAATGCCAATGA
- the LOC111893770 gene encoding probable trehalase isoform X1, whose amino-acid sequence MGNVKPMKLVNFTLFLFLTAAMDVSAEPANSCKLTDHGPVVPTTPLVTFLERIQETALKTFGPMKFDPKLYVDLSLKFDLPIVKQAFNDLAKTANGSVLPSDFNDFLNKYMNGAEKDLEYVKPIDFMAEPEGFLPKVAHQGVRNWALEVHSLWKNLSRKVSDKVLEHPELHTLLPLKHPVIIPGSRFQEVYYWDSYWVIRGLLTSKMYETAKGIIFNLIDLIETYGYVLNGARAYYTNRSQPPLLSSMVIEVYKQTHDMDLVKKALPALIKEHKFWNSGIHVVTIEDAQGTIHNLSRYYAMWNKPRPESFTIDTETAIKILKDCEKEKVYREIASAAESGWDFSTRWMKDTSDLTTLSTTMILPVDLNTFIYKMELDISFLAKVSGKTSDCLHFKEASNARKKAMDAIFWNEEKGQWFDYWLDPDSNRKEDVYTWDAKYQNQDIFASNFIPLWVRFQDKTLVKKVAQSLQSSGLLHAAGVATSLTNSSQQWDFPNGWAPLQHMIVEGLVMSGSEEAKLLAKDIAKKWIRTNYIVYKKVNAMHEKYDVTKCGEFGGGGEYVPQTGFGWSNGVVLAFLEEFGWPEDLDPQCQ is encoded by the exons ATGGGTAATGTTAAACCAATGAAACTTGTTAATTTTACTCTCTTCCTTTTCTTGACTGCAGCAATGGATGTAAGCGCAGAACCTGCAAACAGCTGCAAACTAACTGATCATGGTCCAGTGGTGCCCACAACACCACTTGTGACTTTTCTCGAGAGAATCCAAGAAACCGCTCTCAAAACCTTTGGCCCCATGAAATTCGACCCGAAACTTTACGTTGACCTATCATTGAAGTTCGATCTTCCAATCGTCAAACAAGCATTCAATGATTTGGCCAAGACAGCAAATGGGTCTGTGTTACCTTCCGATTTTAATGATTTTCTGAACAAATATATGAATGGGGCAGAAAAGGATTTGGAGTATGTTAAACCAATCGACTTCATGGCTGAACCTGAAGGATTTTTGCCCAAAGTGGCGCACCAGGGTGTGAGAAATTGGGCTCTCGAAGTCCATTCTCTCTGGAAGAATTTGAGTCGGAAAGTGTCCGATAAGGTTTTGGAACACCCTGAATTGCATACTCTTCTTCCTTTAAAACACCCAGTGATTATACCCGGATCCAGATTTCAAGAGGTTTACTACTGGGATTCATATTGGGTAATTAG GGGATTATTAACAAGTAAAATGTACGAAACGGCTAAAGGGATAATTTTCAATCTGATTGACCTTATAGAGACATATGGATACGTTCTTAATGGCGCCAGGGCATATTATACAAACAGAAG TCAGCCTCCATTGTTGAGTTCAATGGTGATTGAAGTATATAAGCAAACTCACGACATGGATTTGGTGAAAAAAGCTCTCCCTGCTCTCATCAAAGAACACAAATTCTGGAACTCAGGCATACATGTTGTCACCATTGAAGACGCTCAAGGAACAATTCATAATTTAAGTCGTTATTATGCTATGTGGAATAAACCAAGGCCAGAATCATTCACAATT GACACAGAAACTGCCATTAAAATTTTGAAGGATTGTGAGAAAGAGAAAGTGTATAGGGAGATTGCTTCGGCTGCAGAAAGTGGTTGGGATTTTAGTACCCGATGGATGAA GGATACTTCAGATCTCACAACATTGTCCACAACAATGATTTTACCCGTTGATTTGAATACGTTCATATACAAG ATGGAACTTGACATATCCTTCTTAGCAAAAGTTTCTGGAAAAACTAGTGATTGTTTACACTTCAAAGAAGCTTCAAACGCAAGAAAGAAAGCAATGGATGCTATTTTTTGGAACGAAGAGAAAGGGCAATGGTTCGATTACTGGCTCGACCCTGACTCGAACCGCAAG GAGGATGTTTACACATGGGATGCTAAATATCAAAACCAAGACATATTTGcctcaaactttatacctttgtGGGTGCGATTTCAAGACAAAACCCTCGTTAAAAAGGTTGCACAGAGTCTTCAAAGCTCGGGTCTCCTTCATGCTGCTGGGGTTGCAACATCGTTGACTAATTCCAGCCAACAATG GGATTTTCCGAATGGTTGGGCGCCGTTGCAACATATGATAGTTGAGGGACTAGTTATGTCAGGATCAGAAGAAGCGAAATTATTAGCAAAAGATATTGCTAAAAAGTGGATTAGGACTAATTACATTGTTTATAAGAAGGTCAACGCAATGCATGAGAAATATGATGTCACTAAATGTGGAGAATTTGGAGGGGGTGGCGAATATGTGCCACAA ACCGGTTTCGGGTGGTCTAATGGTGTGGTGTTGGCCTTTTTGGAGGAGTTTGGATGGCCTGAAGATTTAGATCCACAATGCCAATGA